A window from Cryobacterium sp. PAMC25264 encodes these proteins:
- a CDS encoding Dabb family protein, protein MTILHIVSWRLAATDPTEKAEHAAQMVARLGGLVGVIQEIRSLRIGPDVLGGANWDIALVAEYDDEAALGRYQVHPAHVEAGAYVKSVTAERMAVDFVV, encoded by the coding sequence ATGACCATTCTGCATATCGTCTCGTGGCGGCTGGCGGCCACCGACCCCACCGAGAAGGCCGAGCACGCGGCGCAGATGGTGGCCAGGCTCGGTGGTCTCGTCGGTGTGATCCAGGAGATCCGTTCCCTGCGCATCGGCCCGGATGTGCTGGGTGGCGCCAATTGGGACATCGCCCTCGTGGCGGAGTACGACGATGAGGCGGCCTTGGGCCGCTACCAGGTGCATCCGGCCCACGTCGAGGCGGGCGCTTACGTGAAATCGGTCACCGCCGAACGGATGGCCGTCGACTTCGTCGTGTAA
- a CDS encoding glutaredoxin family protein, translating into MSTAHLTLIGKPGCHLCDDARVVVTTVLAELETEAGAPTVLLEEKSILDDAELHDRFVEDIPVLLINGRVHNYWRIDPVRLHTALLEVR; encoded by the coding sequence ATGTCCACCGCGCATCTCACCCTGATCGGCAAGCCCGGCTGCCACCTCTGCGACGACGCCCGCGTGGTGGTGACCACGGTGCTGGCCGAGCTGGAGACCGAGGCAGGCGCGCCCACCGTGCTGCTCGAGGAGAAGTCGATCCTCGACGACGCCGAGTTGCACGACCGGTTCGTCGAGGATATCCCGGTGCTGCTCATCAACGGCCGGGTGCACAACTACTGGCGCATCGATCCGGTGCGCCTGCACACCGCTCTCCTGGAGGTTCGATGA
- a CDS encoding helix-turn-helix transcriptional regulator, which produces MADIFGVVADSTRRDILRILLERYNQSSAAQGELSVSDIVNSLGLSQPTVSKHLKVLREAGLVGVREEGQHRYYHLDYAPLEEIEDWLIPFLSIDVDTAAADETEVLKDEQRAFAAAIGKAFADTSFQMSHAVKDSTVTKSVKKWRKND; this is translated from the coding sequence ATGGCAGACATCTTTGGCGTGGTGGCGGACTCGACCCGACGCGATATCTTACGCATTCTCCTCGAGCGCTACAACCAGTCCAGCGCTGCCCAGGGGGAATTGAGCGTTTCCGACATCGTCAATTCGCTCGGCCTGAGCCAGCCGACGGTCTCCAAGCACCTCAAGGTGCTCCGTGAGGCCGGCCTGGTCGGCGTGCGCGAAGAGGGGCAGCACCGCTACTACCACCTCGACTACGCGCCGCTCGAGGAGATCGAGGATTGGCTGATCCCGTTCCTCAGCATCGACGTCGATACCGCCGCCGCCGACGAGACCGAGGTGCTCAAGGACGAGCAGCGTGCCTTTGCCGCCGCCATCGGCAAGGCGTTCGCTGACACGTCCTTCCAGATGTCGCACGCCGTCAAGGACTCGACGGTGACCAAGAGCGTCAAGAAGTGGCGTAAGAACGACTAG
- a CDS encoding helix-turn-helix domain-containing protein, with amino-acid sequence MSRELPDPRLDDLRFLTVAEVAGVMRVSRMTVYRLVHAGQLPAVRFGRSFRVPEAAVLKAIEPTRGGSESDGTFFIR; translated from the coding sequence ATGTCACGCGAGCTTCCCGACCCGCGGTTGGATGACCTGCGCTTCCTCACCGTCGCCGAGGTCGCGGGCGTCATGAGGGTCTCCCGGATGACCGTGTACCGCCTGGTGCACGCCGGACAGTTGCCCGCCGTGCGCTTCGGGCGGTCGTTCCGGGTGCCCGAAGCGGCCGTTCTGAAGGCCATCGAACCCACTCGTGGGGGAAGTGAGTCGGACGGGACTTTCTTTATCCGTTAG
- a CDS encoding 30S ribosomal protein bS22 has protein sequence MGSVIKKRRKRMAKKKHRKLLRKTRHQRRNKK, from the coding sequence GTGGGTTCTGTAATCAAGAAGCGACGCAAGCGTATGGCGAAGAAGAAGCACCGCAAGCTGCTTCGTAAGACTCGCCACCAGCGTCGTAACAAGAAGTAG
- a CDS encoding HAD family phosphatase: MSEESGPRAIAFFDVDNTLLRGASLYHMGVGAWRMRFISLADVVAFGWSQTRFLAVGEDGVNISRLRLRAMDIMTGRTRDELVTLSQEIFDSRLIQRLWPETVAVARAHLTAGREVWLVTATAQEVADVIAERLELTGALGTRLATVDGIFTGQLVDGICHGSRKADVAREIAQAREIDLAHCWAYSDSHNDIPLLELVGNPVAVNPDATLRRYAVARGWPVMRMKVAQLKAAGASKKR; this comes from the coding sequence ATGTCCGAAGAATCCGGCCCCCGCGCAATCGCGTTCTTCGACGTGGACAACACGCTGCTCCGCGGCGCCAGCCTGTATCACATGGGCGTGGGCGCCTGGCGGATGCGGTTCATCTCGCTGGCCGATGTCGTCGCGTTCGGCTGGAGCCAGACCCGCTTCCTGGCGGTCGGCGAGGACGGCGTGAACATCTCCCGGCTCCGGCTGCGTGCGATGGACATCATGACCGGGCGAACCCGTGACGAACTCGTCACCCTCAGTCAGGAGATCTTCGACAGCCGACTCATCCAGCGGCTCTGGCCGGAGACCGTGGCCGTCGCCCGCGCCCACCTGACGGCGGGCCGCGAGGTGTGGCTGGTCACCGCGACGGCGCAAGAAGTCGCCGACGTGATCGCGGAGCGCCTGGAGCTGACGGGCGCGCTCGGCACCCGGCTCGCGACCGTCGACGGCATCTTCACGGGACAACTCGTCGACGGCATCTGCCACGGCAGCCGCAAAGCCGATGTGGCACGCGAGATCGCCCAGGCGCGCGAGATCGACCTGGCCCACTGCTGGGCGTACTCCGACTCGCACAACGACATCCCGCTACTCGAGCTCGTCGGCAACCCGGTGGCGGTCAACCCGGATGCGACGCTACGCCGCTATGCGGTCGCCCGCGGGTGGCCCGTCATGCGCATGAAGGTGGCACAGCTCAAGGCCGCTGGCGCAAGCAAAAAGCGCTAG
- a CDS encoding TrkH family potassium uptake protein, translating into MKTQTPNARFSSHSDTWYGRIRDSVDGIVRKSPSRFALFVFTALILLFTLLFSLPIASAGDTETPLHDAVFTAVSVICVTGLSTVNMATHWSAFGNVLVVVGVNIGGMGVLTLASLMGLVISRRLGLRAKLMAASDSNPSRIHIGPVNEGQAVRLGEVGSLLLTVAISTLTIEAAVALLLFPRMLIDGVPAGEALWQSIYYAAMAFTNTGFSPNAEGIGQFANDYWFLGALMTGVFLGSLGFPVLMTLARHWRTPRRWSVHVKLTLWTTTALMVIGMIFYIILEFDNPLTFGSLNAGDTIFQSLFMSVMTRSGGFATIDIADLHGSSMLLSDMLMFIGGGSASTAGGIKVTTLAVLFLAAFAEAQGKEQMEAFGRRIPSDILRLAVSVVLWGATTVAVSSILILHISKQALDVVLFDVISAFATVGLSTGLTAELPPEGVYVLAATMFMGRVGTVTLAAALAASQSRQLFKRPEERPIVG; encoded by the coding sequence GTGAAGACGCAGACCCCTAACGCCCGGTTCAGCAGCCATTCCGACACCTGGTACGGACGCATCCGGGATTCTGTCGACGGGATCGTGCGCAAGTCGCCGTCCCGGTTCGCGCTGTTCGTGTTCACCGCACTGATCCTGCTCTTCACCCTGCTGTTCTCCTTACCGATCGCCTCCGCCGGGGATACGGAAACCCCACTGCACGATGCCGTTTTCACTGCCGTGTCGGTGATTTGCGTCACCGGCCTGAGCACGGTGAACATGGCCACGCACTGGTCGGCGTTCGGCAACGTTCTCGTCGTCGTCGGCGTCAATATCGGCGGCATGGGGGTGCTGACCCTGGCGTCCCTGATGGGCCTGGTCATCTCCCGCCGACTCGGCCTGCGCGCCAAGCTCATGGCGGCCAGCGACTCGAACCCGTCCCGCATCCACATCGGCCCGGTCAACGAGGGCCAGGCCGTACGGCTCGGTGAGGTCGGCAGCCTACTGCTCACCGTGGCCATCAGCACCCTGACCATCGAGGCGGCCGTCGCCCTGCTCCTGTTCCCGCGGATGCTCATCGACGGCGTGCCCGCTGGCGAGGCCCTCTGGCAGAGCATCTACTACGCCGCAATGGCCTTCACCAACACCGGGTTCAGCCCGAATGCGGAGGGCATCGGCCAGTTCGCCAACGATTACTGGTTCCTCGGCGCCCTGATGACCGGTGTGTTCCTGGGCAGCCTGGGCTTTCCGGTGTTGATGACCTTAGCCCGCCACTGGCGCACGCCCCGGCGCTGGTCGGTGCACGTGAAGCTCACCCTGTGGACCACGACGGCGCTGATGGTCATCGGCATGATCTTCTACATCATTCTGGAATTCGACAACCCGCTGACCTTCGGGTCGCTGAACGCCGGCGACACGATCTTCCAGTCCCTCTTCATGTCGGTGATGACCCGGTCGGGCGGCTTCGCCACCATAGACATCGCTGACCTGCACGGCTCCAGCATGCTGCTCAGCGACATGCTCATGTTCATCGGCGGCGGCTCGGCCTCCACCGCCGGCGGCATCAAGGTGACCACCCTCGCGGTGCTGTTCCTGGCCGCCTTCGCCGAGGCGCAGGGCAAGGAGCAGATGGAAGCCTTCGGCCGCCGCATCCCCAGCGATATCCTGCGCCTGGCCGTGAGCGTGGTGCTGTGGGGCGCGACCACGGTCGCCGTATCGAGCATTCTGATCCTGCATATCTCCAAGCAGGCGCTCGACGTCGTGCTTTTCGATGTGATCTCGGCGTTTGCGACCGTGGGGCTGTCGACGGGGTTGACGGCCGAACTGCCGCCGGAAGGGGTCTACGTGTTGGCCGCCACGATGTTCATGGGCCGGGTTGGTACAGTGACTCTCGCAGCGGCGCTGGCAGCGAGCCAAAGCAGACAGTTGTTCAAACGCCCCGAGGAAAGGCCCATCGTTGGTTGA